A genomic segment from Zerene cesonia ecotype Mississippi chromosome 7, Zerene_cesonia_1.1, whole genome shotgun sequence encodes:
- the LOC119840770 gene encoding uncharacterized protein LOC119840770: MAHKLKNNHYVATHRSGVDSPSSGAYLHRASSRDENDSHRAPSERTLSEYTTMDERTRSPSERTGRRHANGSPRADSTSDVYVTSAAYRPPSEISRQSRAPRSVYSYRSAVAPSVASTHRSKVSRKAGVKVDAMAAPNPFCPNVKGMCCLMLLLNLGLILVTLGFVIVLQFYEPLFVWILGIIFLIFGFITLVGSLIYCVVLCRENPYPRYPDDFYWTHHWSKTIGPSEIHYSASEKPYRQNGHSVASDRYNKYNGKYSDRESAKGYSDRESKLSRY, from the exons ATGGCGCATAAATTAAAGAACAATCACTACGTAGCGACGCACCGGTCTGGTGTGGACTCGCCGTCTTCTGGGGCCTACTTGCACAGAGCGTCTTCAAGGGATGAAAATGACAGCCATCGCGCGCCATCCGAGAGAACTTTATCTGAATACACG ACAATGGACGAGCGAACCCGTTCTCCGTCCGAGCGCACGGGGCGTCGCCACGCGAACGGTTCGCCTCGCGCCGACTCCACTTCCGACGTGTACGTGACGAGCGCAGCTTACCGCCCGCCTTCGGAAATCAG TCGCCAGTCGCGAGCTCCCCGCAGCGTGTATTCGTATAGAAGCGCGGTGGCGCCATCTGTCGCTTCCACACATCGCTCCAAAGTGTCTAGGAAG GCAGGAGTAAAAGTGGACGCGATGGCTGCCCCCAACCCGTTCTGCCCCAACGTAAAGGGCATGTGCTGCCTCATGCTGCTGCTCAACTTGGGGCTGATACTGGTCACGTTGGGCTTTGTCATAGTACTGCAGTTCTATGAACCGCTGTTTGTTTg GATCTTGGGTATAATCTTTCTTATATTCGGTTTCATCACACTCGTCGGTAGCCTCATATACTGCGTTGTTCTATGCAGAGAGAACCCTTACCCGCGATACCCGGATGACTTCTACTGGACCCACCACTGGTCCAAAACCATTGGCCCTTCGGAAATTCACTACAGTGCTAGCGAAAAGCCGTACAGACAAAATGGGCACAGTGTAGCCAGTGatcgatataataaatataacggGAAATATTCCGACAGGGAAAGCGCTAAAGGATACTCCGATAGAGAAAGTAAATTAAGCAGGTACTAG